The sequence below is a genomic window from Flagellimonas marinaquae.
AATCCCTGAAAAGTGCAGACAACGCAAACTTTGAAGCCCGTGCTTTATATTGGAAAGCGGAATCGGCCTACCGAATGAACCGTTTTGAGGAAGCTTTGGTGGATTTTGTGCGGTTCCAGAACTCGCCAGCAGCCAAATCACTTTCAGAATACGAGCAGTTGGATTATAATTTAGGCTACTCGTACTTCAAACTAAAAGATTACAACAACGCTATATCCTATTTTCAAAACGTAGTGAGCTCCAATGCCATTGATGATCAAAGAAAGAATGATGGTTATCTAAGATTGGGCGACAGTTACTTTGTAAACAGCAAATACCAATTGGCCAAAAAAGCTTACGACACATCATCCAAAATGAACGGGCCAGAGCGTGACTATGCTGCATTTCAAAAAACACTTTGCGATGGATTTTTAGGTAACAATGCTGCAAAAATTGAAGGCTTGAACGCATTTTTGAGGATGTTCCCAACATCATCATTGCGTGATGATGCCTTGTTTGAATTGGGTAATTCTTACATCAACAATAACCAAGAAAGTTTAGGACTTCAGACTTACGATAGGATTGTGGCCGAATATTCCGGGAGTAAGTTTGCCCCTCGAGGACTGCTCCGATCTGGGCTGGTGTACTACAATTCCAATAGAAACGACCAAGCATTGAGCAAGTTAAAAGAAGTAGTTCAAAAGTACCCGAAAACCCCAGAAGCCAAACAAGCGGTGGCCACAGCTAAATTGGTGTATGTGGACGAAGGTCGAGTAAGCGAATACGCAGCCTGGGCCAGAAGTTTGGATTTTGTTGAAGTAACCGATACCGAGTTAGACAATGCCAGTTTTGAATCCGCAGAGCGAAAACAAATTGAAGGTAAAACCGCAGCAGCAATCCGTGGCTATGAAGATTATTTGAACGAATTCCCTAACGGACTCCATGCGCAAAACGCCAATTTTGCCTTGGCGCAACTATATTTTGCTGATGGAGAAAAAGATAAGGCCCTGTCAAAATACAAGGCTGTTGCTGATGGAGGCAATGGGGAGTATACCGAGCAGGCCTTGACACGTGTTTGTGAGATTTATGTGGATAAGCAGGATTACAACAGTGCTATCCCTTATTTAAAAAGATTGGAAAACACGGCCGATATTTCAGAGAACAAAACCTTTGCCCAGTCCAATTTGATGAAAGGTTTTTACGGTCAAAAGGATTATGCACAGACCATCGCCTACGCCGAGAAGGTACTTAGCGCCTCCAAAATAGATGATCGTATAAAAAGTGATGCGCAGATCATGATCGCCCGTTCGGCTATTGCAACGGATAACGAAAGTTTAGCCAAATCTGCCTACCAAGAGGTAAAGCAAATTGCATCTGGAGAGCTCGCTGCCGAAGCTTGGTACTATGATGCGTATTTTAAAAATAAAGAGGGAAATTTTGAGGCTTCCAACACTTCCGTTCAAAAATTGGCCAAAGATTATGCGGCGTATAAAGAATGGGCGGGAAAAGGTTTGGTAATCATGGCGAAGAACTTCTACAATTTGGGAGATGCCTTCCAGGCCACCTATATTTTGGAAAGCGTTATTTCCAATTTTGCCGAATTTGAGGAAATCGTTGCCGATGCAGAAATTGAGTTGGCCACCATTAAGGCCAAAGAGGCAGAGAGCAATTCATCCGTGGATCCCAACCAAAATTAAACGAGACACAACATGCAGAAGAGAACCTATATATTTTCATTACTATTTTTGAGCCTTTGCGGATCAGTTATCGCCCAAGAAGAGGATAACATTGGTACAGAAACGGTAACGGTGGTGAAACCGTATTCCCCTACCGTTTCGGATGCCTTCAAGATCAAATCGTCTCCGAGTTTGAACGATTCCATTGTGCTGCAAAAGAAGAAAATCAATTACAGCATATTTTCAGTCCCTGTGGCATCGACATTTACCCCAGCAAAGGGCAAGGCTTCGGGAGTTGAAAAAACACCACCGCCCACCTTGTACAATTCATATGCCTCGGTGGGATTGGGCAATTATAACAATGCCCTGGTCGATTTTTATACCAGCCGTGAATTTAATCGGGGCGAAGACCTTTTGGATTTTGGTTTAACCCACAATTCATCAAGAGGTGACTTGGATTCCACACCTTTGGATACCGATTTTTACAACACCAAGCTCAACGCTTCCTATGCCAAAAAAGATCGCTATTTGGATTGGGGCGCAAGTATTGGCTTGCAACATCAATTATATAACTGGTACGGCATCCAGAGTGAATTGTTCAGTGAAGATGAAATCAATGCAATCGACGAGACGCAAAATTATTTTAATGCCCAGGCCAAGGCCCATTTTAATATGGAGGATTCTCCTTTTAAAAGTGGAAATGTATTGTTGAGGCGTTTTTGGGATGCAACCGAATCAGCGGAGAACCGTGCGGTGATCAACCCAACTTTTGAACTTCCCATAACCGAGGAATTGATTACCGTCGCTGCCAAAGTGGATTATGTTGGGGGCAATTTTAAAAATGGCACCATAACGGAACTCGAGAATACAGGAGAAAAAAAATATAGCCATTTACAGGCTGGTGTGACCCCAAGTCTTTTGATTTTGAGGGATGACCTTACTTTGAACCTGGGGGCCAACATAGTTTATGGTCTGGATTTGGAAAACAGCGAGAACAATTTTTACATCTATCCTGCCGTAACCGCTTCGTACAGATTATTGGAAGAAAATGTAATTGCGTATGGCGGAATAGAAGGAGAGCTAAGGCAAAACTCCTATTACGATTTTGTGAATGAAAATCCGTATGTGTCGCCAACGTTGGACATTATGCCCACCGACCAGCAATACGAAGGGTATTTGGGACTTAAGGGCCAGCTAACCTCCAATATCGGTTATAATCTTAAAGGATCCTACATGGCGGAAAATAGAAAGCCGCTTTTTTATCAAAATACAGTCAATACTTCCAGAATGGATGAAAAGAGCTATTACTACGGTAATTCTTTTCAGGTTTTTTATGATGATGTAAAAACATTGGGTGTTTTTGGTGAAATAAATGTAGATGTAAATCGAAATTTTTCTTTAGGGGTAAACGCAGAATTCTACGATTACGATACGGAAACGGATAATCCGGCCTGGAACTTGCCATCGATAAAAGGATCCCTGTTTTTGGACTACCAGATCACCGACCAATGGTATATGGGCGCCAATCTGTTCTTTGTGGGCGAGAGAGATGCTTTGACCTCAATTGCACTAACCGATAATGTGCCACCGACCATTTCCTATTCGCCAATTACCTTGGATTCGTTTTTTGATGCCAATGCGCACCTTGGCTATCGTTTCAATGATCAGCTCTCCATCTTTTTAAAAGCTTCGAATATAGCAAATAACAATTACCAACGATGGGCCAATTTTAGAGTGCAGGGATTCCAAGCGTTGGCAGGGGTCTCCTATAAGTTTGATTTCTAGTTTGTAGGATTTTACGCAATAAATTATTGAAAATACCGTTCATTATTTTTGGTCAACTTGTTGATGTACCCATAGTTGACCTTTCTTATTTTGAGGAAAATAATGGAGCCAAGACCAATATTTAAAAGACTTCTATGCCTTTTTTTGATGAATTCCTTCTTTGGAATTGGTCAAAATTTGGTTCATAATGGAGGTTTCGAAGAATATTCTTCCTGTCCTGTTAAAATGAGTAATCTAAATAGGGATGCTGCTTACTGGAGCGCTCCGACTTTGGGAACAACCGATTATTTTAATCAATGTAGTAGAACCAAGTTGGGTGTTCCCATGAACTTTAAAGGTAAACAAGAGCCTTATGAGGGTGCAGCATATGCCGGCCTCTACTTGTTTGCTCCAAAGGATTATCGTGAATATATACAAGTGCCGTTGACCGAAACCCTGCAAAAAGGTAGTCGGTACAGGTTGACCTTATTTTTGAGCCTATCCGAAAAATCGGATGGTGCTGTTATGGATATGGGCGCCGTTTTATCCGATAGACCCTTATCTATTTATACCAAAAAAGAACTGTCTCAAAGTCAATTGATCGCCACTTCCGCACAAACTACCCATATCAAACAATTTCCAGTATCAAATTATTATCAGGATAAACAACAGTGGATGGAGTTAAGTTTTGATTTGGTAGCCAAAGGATTTGAGAATCATTTGATCCTGGGAAATTTTAAAAGTAACGCAGGTACCGCATATATCGATAGCAAAGACCCTTCAAATAATAAGGAAGGTTATGCCTATTACTATTTGGACGATATTTCTTTGGTCTATTTAGGACCGGAATACAAGACCAACGAAGTGTACGTTTTAAATCATGTAAATTTTAATTTTGATAGGTTCGACTTGCAACCCAAGGCAAAACAAAGTCTCCGGGATGTTTATAATTACTTGCAGCAAAACCCGGATTTAAAAGTAGCTATCAGTGGCCATACGGATGATCTGGGTTCCTCAGAATATAACAATGTGCTCAGTCGCGAGAGGGCAAGTTCGGTCGCCAATTACCTTATAACTTTAGGGTTGCACAAAAACCGGATTTCCTATCAAGGATATGGTGACAGTAAACCATTGGATACTACTCTGACCGAAGAAGCACGGAGGAAAAATAGAAGAGTAGAGTTTGTTATGACAGAGTTCGAGGATGACAATCCCTAAAATTTCAATCACTTTTTCTATTTTTGGAAGAAACCATCCAAAATGAAAAAGTACGTTTTACTGCTCTCCACATTGTTCATTATTTCTTGCCATACCAAGGAACAAGTGGACCTAATTGTATCCAATGCCAATATTTATACGGTAGATGAGGATTTTTCCAAAGCGACGGGCATTGCGATAAAAGACGGAAAGTTTGTAGAAGTCGGGGATACGGACGAAATCAACAAAAAATATACTGCCCAAAACAGTTTTGATGCCCAAGGTAAAACCATAGTTCCGGGACTTATAGATGCACACTGCCATTTTTACGGATTGGGGCAAAATCAACAAGTGGTCGATTTGGTCGGCACGGAAAGTTATGAAGAGGTGATGGAAAGGGTGGTGGCCTTCCAAAAGGAACGCCCATCCAATTTTATTCGTGGTAGAGGTTGGGATCAAAACGATTGGGAGGTCAAAGAGTTTCCTACCAAGGATAAACTGGATGAATTGTTTCCGGACACGCCAGTGGCTTTGGAGCGCGTGGATGGTCATGCCTATTTGGTCAATCAAAAAGCCTTGGATATGGCCGGAATTACTGCTGAAACAAAAACCGAAGGTGGGGAAATTGTAAAGGAAAATGGTAAAATCACCGGTGTATTGGTGGACAACCCCATGGGATTGATAGATCAAGTGATTCCCAAAGCAAGTTTGGCACAAAATATACAGGCGCTTAAGGATGCAGAAGCTATTTCTTTGGATTATGGCCTCACTACCGTGAACGATGCAGGTCTTCCGAGGGAGATAGTTGAGTTGATCGATAGCCTACAGCAAGCAGGTGAATTATCCATTAGGGTATATGCAATGATCTCCAATTATCCAGAAAATTTGGATTACTTTTTGGAAAAGGGAATCATCAAAACCAATCAATTAAATGTACGTTCCGTAAAGGTATATGGCGATGGGGCCCTTGGTTCGCGAGGTGCGGCCCTAAGAGATCATTATTCCGATAAGCCTGGCCATTTTGGTGCTATGGTAACACCCGTGGACCAAATAGAAGCACTGGCTCATCGCATTGCGGAAACCGATTATCAGATGAACACCCATGCAATTGGCGATTCTGCCAATATTGTGGTGCTAAGGGCCTACGAAAAAGCACTAAAAGGTAGAACGGACCGCAGATGGAAAGTGGAACACGCGCAGGTAATTTCGCCATCCGATTTTAACTATTTTGAAAAGGGAATCATTCCATCCGTACAGCCAACACATGCCACAAGTGATATGTATTGGGCAGAAGATCGTTTAGGCAAAGAACGGATAAAAGGAGCTTACGCATATAAAGACCTGTTGAACAAAGCAGGACTGGTTGCCTTGGGAACCGATTTCCCAGTGGAGCAGGTAAATCCGTTCTTAACCTTTTATGCGGCGGTCGCCCGCCAAGATGTAGCACAATACCCTGAAGGTGGTTTTCAGATGGAAAATGCCTTGAGCAGAGAGGAAACTTTAAAGGGGATGACCATTTGGGCGGCCTATTCCAATTTTGAGGAAGAAGAAAAAGGGAGTATTGAAGCGGGAAAATTTGCAGACTTTGTGGTTCTGAGCGATGATGTTATGATAATCCCATCCGAAGATATTCCCAATATAACTGCAGAACATGTGTTCTTGGGTGGTGTTCAGAAGAAATAATGCCCCCTTTGTTGATTTAAACTAAGCGAGGAAACCAATCTATAATAGGTTTTGTTGCAAAAGAACAATAAAAAAGCCCCTTATTAAGGGGCTTTCGTATTTTTAGAACGACCATGTATTAATAGCTGATCGGTAAAGAGACTCTGGTAGTTCCCCATCCCATAACCATATTTCCATCGTCGTCAAAAGCAACGGAGAAGGCTTCCAATTCTTCGCTATCCGAAGAAACTGCAGCAGTGGCACGTACCACATCACCGTCACTATCATAAGAATAAGCGCCCCATTGGTGTAGGTTGCTGTTCAAGATAACGGTCCATTCGCTATCACCCGGAATAGTGAACAATGCATAAGAACCTGCCTTGATCGTTTTGCCGCCAATAGTGGCATCTTTGTAAAAAGTTATTTCCGTAGCTTCGTTGGCTCCGGTTCTCCAAACTTTTCCGGCAGGGGCCAATTCGGCCATGCTACGTCCCTTCAATTGTGGACGACTGTAAATAATGCGCGCAGATTTATCATTTTCTCTAGAGCTTGCTGGATAATAGGCAATATCCGCAGGACTTTTGTCGAGTCCACTAAACTTTTGGGCCACGGCATCCGTAGAAAACACTAAACTGGCACAAAACATCAATACTAATACTGTTAAATTCTTCATGATTGCGATTTAATTTCCGTTTTTCAGGAGTTGATTAATAGTTTTTTCAAATATACAGACGGGAAAATTAAGCGACCTTACAAAGCATTGGATAAAAATGATTTAAAAGCGCATATTGTTTCAATATGAAACAGTAAGATGATTTAAAATTATAAAATATAATTAAATATCTAATAATAGTTTTATTAAATAATATTAAAGTTCATATTTGTTTTAAAATTGTTATTAAATATAATAAATTATGTGTGGTATTGTTTGCGCATTTGATGTGAAGGAAAGTACGGAAGTACTAAGGCCCCAACTATTGGAAATGTCTAAAAAAGTGAGACATAGAGGGCCGGATTGGAGTGGTATTTATGCCGATGATAAGGCAATTTTGGCCCATGAGCGATTGGCTATTGTTGATCCGGCTTCGGGAAAGCAGCCGTTGATCAGTGCCGATGGTAAATTGGTATTGGCAGCCAATGGTGAAATTTATAATCATCAGGAATTAAGAAAACGGTTCGAGGGGAAATATGAGTTCCGTACACAATCCGATTGTGAGGTTATTTTGGCCCTATATCAGGAAAAGGGAGTGGATTTTGTTGATGAAATGAACGGTATATTTGGTTTTGCCATATACGACTCGGAAAAAGACGAGTATTTCATCGCCCGCGACCATATGGGAATTATTCCGTTGTACATAGGTTGGGACAAAAACGGAACGTTCTACGTGGCTTCCGAGTTGAAAGCTTTGGAAGGCACTTGTTCCAAAATCCAACTTTTTCCCCCTGGTCACTATATGCACAGTTCTAACGGTGAATTTGTACGCTGGTACAAACGGGATTGGATGGAATATGATGCAGTTAAGGAAAACGAGACCAGCATTGCAAAAATCAAAGATGCATTGGAAGCTGCGGTACACCGTCAATTAATGTCCGATGTGCCTTATGGCGTACTATTGTCCGGTGGATTGGATTCATCGGTAACATCGGCCATTGCAAAAAAATATTCCCAAAAAAGAATCGAGTCCGGGGACACGGCCGATGCTTGGTGGCCACAATTGCACTCTTTTTCGGTAGGCTTGGAGGGTTCTCCTGATTTGGCGGCGGCCCAAAAGGTGGCCGACCATATTGGAACGGTCCATCACGAGATCAAATTTACCATCCAAGAAGGGCTGGATGCCATAAAGGACGTTGTTTATAACCTCGAAACATACGATATTACAACCATAAGAGCTTCGACTCCAATGTATTTAATGGCCAGGGTGATCAAATCCATGGGAATTAAAATGGTCCTTTCGGGTGAAGGAGCGGACGAATTGTTCGGCGGATATTTATACTTCCATAAGGCCCCTAGTCCAAAGGATTTTCATGAAGAAACAGTAAGAAAACTGGACAAGCTTCACATGTACGACTGCCTTAGGGCCAATAAATCCTTGGCGGCCTGGGGTATTGAGGGGCGTGTGCCCTTTTTGGACAAAGAGTTTATGGATGTGGCCATGAGCATAAATCCAAAAGATAAAATGATCAACGGCGAACGCATGGAGAAATGGGTAGTTCGCAAAGCATTTGAGGATTATTTGCCCGAAAGCGTGGCCTGGAGGCAAAAAGAACAATTTTCCGATGGAGTCGGGTACAGCTGGATAGATACCTTAAAAGCTTTAGTGGAAGAGGAGATTTCGGATGAGCAACTAAAAAATGCCCATTTTAAGTTTCCAATTCAGACCCCTACATCTAAAGAAGAGTATTATTACCGTTCAATTTTTGAAAGTCATTTCCCTTCCGATGCGGCGGCTATGAGCGTGCCGCAAGAACCATCAGTGGCATGTAGTACCAAAATTGCCCTGGAGTGGGACGAGGCATTCAAGAACATGAACGACCCATCGGGAAGAGCTGTGGCTAAGGTTCATACCGATGCATATGTAAAATAACCCCTGTTTAAACCAACCAAACGATATGAAGCAGTTAATCTAACATGTTTCATTTTTTAATTAGTCAGAAAGCCCCTTTCCCGAGGGGCTTTTTAGTTGTTCGGACCATGTTAGGGTACAAGCAATAAAAAGAGGCTGTTTTCCACACACTTTGTTGATAACTTAGGGGCTTGAGAGGGGTGTTTTTGGCCATTTCCACAGGGTATTGTTTATATTTGTAAGATTTGAATTTTTGAGGCAAATACTGAATATATATGAGCGAAGAAGCTAACAAGAAACAATACTCCGCGGATAGTATCCAGGCCCTGGAGGGGATGGAGCACGTACGTATGAGACCTTCCATGTATATTGGAGATGTTGGGGTCAGAGGATTGCACCATTTGGTTTATGAGGTGGTGGACAACTCCATTGATGAAGCCATGGCGGGCCATTGCGATACGATAGATGTAATTATTAACGAAGACAACTCTATCACTACCCAGGATAACGGAAGGGGTATCCCCGTGGACCTGCACAAAAAAGAAGGTGTTTCCGCTTTGGAGGTAGTAATGACGAAGATCGGGGCAGGGGGTAAATTCGATAAGGACTCCTATAAAGTTTCCGGTGGATTGCACGGAGTGGGTGTGTCTTGTGTGAACGCTCTATCGTCCCATTTAAAGGCCACTGTTTACCGAGATGGAAAAATTTGGGAGCAGGAATATGAAAGAGGAAAAACGTTGTACCCTGTAAAAAGTGTAGGCGAAAGCAATGAGACTGGTACCATAGTAACCTTTGTTCCGGACAATACCATATTCACCCAAACCACAGAATACAGTTATGAGACCCTTGCCAATAGAATGAGGGAACTCGCATACCTGAATAAAGGAGTGACCATAACGCTAACCGACAAGCGCAATAAGGACGAAAAAGGAGAATTCGTTTCCGAAACTTTCCATTCCGAGGAAGGCCTCAAGGAATTTATCAAGTTTTTGGACGGTACTCGAGAGCCCTTGATCCAAAAGGTAATCTCCATGGAAGGAGAGAAGAACGGAATTCCGGTGGAAGTAGCTATGATCTATAATACGGGATACACCGAAAACCTTCATTCCTATGTAAACAATATCAATACCCATGAAGGAGGAACACATCTTTCAGGTTTTAGAAGAGGTTTAACATCGACCCTTAAAAAGTATGCCGATAATTCCGGCATGCTGGATAAGTTGAAATTTGAAATCTCTGGTGATGATTTCCGCGAAGGACTGACGGCAATCGTTTCGGTGAAAGTGGCAGAACCGCAATTCGAAGGGCAGACAAAGACTAAATTGGGTAACCGAGAGGTTACCAGTGCAGTGAGTCAGGCCGTATCCGAAATGCTGACCGATTATTTGGAGGAAAACCCGGATGATGCCAAACAAATCGTTGAAAAAGTAAAACTTGCTGCACAGGCCAGACATGCCGCGGCAAAGGCCAGAGAAATGGTACAGCGCAAGAACCCTATGAGTGTAGGAGGGTTGCCAGGGAAACTATCCGACTGTTCGGAGCAAGATCCTACCAAGTGCGAAGTGTTTTTGGTAGAGGGGGATTCTGCAGGTGGAACAGCCAAACAAGGTAGGGATAGAAACTTCCAGGCCATTCTCCCATTGAGAGGTAAAATCCTGAATGTGGAAAAAGCCATGCAGCACAAGGTTTTTGAAAACGAGGAAATAAAGAATATTTACACTGCTTTGGGAGTTACCATCGGAACCGAAGAAGATAGTAAGGCCCTCAATTTGGATAAACTGCGATATCATAAAGTGGTGATCATGTGTGATGCGGATGTCGATGGTAGCCATATTGAAACCCTGATTTTAACTTTCTTCTTCCGATATATGAGGGAGTTGATCGAGGGTGGCCATGTCTACATCGCAACACCACCTCTATATTTGGTAAAAAAAGGATCTAAAAAACGTTACGCATGGAATGATAAGGAGCGTGATCAGATCAATGCAGAAATGGGAGGGGGAGCAGGTATCCAGCGATATAAAGGTCTTGGTGAGATGAACGCCGAGCAACTTTGGGACACCACAATGAACCCGGAATTCAGAACCTTACGTCAAGTTAGTATTGACAATGCAACAGAGTCCGATCGTATATTCTCAATGCTAATGGGTGACGAAGTGCCACCGAGACGTGAATTTATTGAGAAAAATGCCGTCTATGCGAATATAGATGTATAGAATTCAGGCATTTCACAACAAAAACTCGCCCCAGCAGGGCGAGTTTTTTAGTTTTGGGTAAAACTTCAATATTATGAAAAGACTAATTTTAGCGCTTGCACTAGTTACTGTGACCATGGGCAAGTCCCAGGATCTCAACGATATATTTGTTTCGGGAGTTGCGGATGCCGAGCGATTTGCCAACGCTTATTTGTCCCCGGTCTCGGAAGGAGCTATTTACAGCATCTCCAATGGATGGTACAATACGGCAGATGCCAAGCCCTTGGGTGGATTTGAGATTTCCATTATAGGAAACATGACCGGATTTAAAAACAAGGACGATAAAAAAGCATTTTTATTGGATCCTGCCGATTACGATAACTTGGATTTTGTACAAAACCCGGGTCAGGCCAGAATGGTGTCTACTGCGTTAGGGGATATTGAGGGAGTAGAAGTTTTTGTGGAAGATGAAAGTGGTATCTTCAGAGAGAGTTTTGAGCTGCCCACAGGTCTTTCTGCTGAAAACCTCAATTTTATACCATCGGGGTATCTACAGGCCAGTGTAGGTTTGATCAAGGGGTTGGAAGTAAAAGCTCGTTTTTTGCCAAAGATCAAATTTGACGACGATGCCAAGATTGGATTGTTCGGGGCCGGATTGCAATATGATTTTACCAAAATATTGCCTGCCGATAAAGTATTGCCCGTTGCTATTTCTGCGGTAATTGGCTATACCAATTTAAATGGGGAATACGATTTTTCCGATTCTGATTTTATCAGCGGAAGTGATCAACGAATCGATGCTTCTTTCAGAACATGGAATTTTAGCGCCGTGGTCTCCACTAAAAATATCCCGGTAATTAATTTTTATGGAGGGATTGGATATATCACAGGGAACTCGGATATCGATGTGCTTGGTACTTACGAGGCCAACGGGCCTTTCTTTTCAGAAACAGTGGTAGACCCTTTTACGGTATCGCAAGATGCAAGCGGAGTATCTGCTAATTTGGGTACCAAACTTAAACTGGGATTTTTTAGGTTGAATGCAGAATATAATTTCTCCGAGTTCAGCACATTTACCTTTGGAGTGAATTTTGGATTTAGGTAAGAGAGAATCAAAAATTACCGATCAAAAATAAAGAAGGCCCCGTTTCCGGGGCCTACTATTTTCATATATGTAGTCTTCACGTCATTCCCTGGTGGCGAAGACCGAGCCATTATCCAAGGTTAATACTTCGGGGGTTTTTGCTTTTTCCAAACTAACGGTTATATCGGTAACCTGTGGGTCGCCATAAATAATGGAATAGGCGCCATTTTCTTGCGACCATTTAAAATCGGTGTAAAAATCTAATTGGGAGTTGGTGTATCTCTGGTATCTTCCTAGATAGACATCGTTAAAAATCCACTCTTCACGGATCGTGTTCGAATTTTTTCCTTCAATAGTTGAAGATGCAGTTTTTGCCCAGATACCCAGAATGGGATCGTGGTTGTCCGGAACACTGGTACAGTTGCTTATGGCTATAATGCCAAGAATGGACAACAATGAAAAGAGCTTTTTCATAGGTCAAGTAGGTTACGTTAAATTTGGGACTATAAGAACGTAGGTTTGTAAGAATCTATTGTATAAAACGGATAAAATATTTTATTGCACAACTCTTATGCTGCTCAAGAGTGATCTAGGCATCGTTAAATCCATGTCAACTTTGTTGTTTTTACCGGAATTGATGGTCTAAAACTGGTAAATGTCAGTTTTTATCTGCCCTAAATGCCTTATTTTTGAGGACTAAAATTTAAATCTATACAAATGAAAGTTACCGTAGTAGGAGCAGGCGCAGTTGGAGCAA
It includes:
- the asnB gene encoding asparagine synthase B, with protein sequence MCGIVCAFDVKESTEVLRPQLLEMSKKVRHRGPDWSGIYADDKAILAHERLAIVDPASGKQPLISADGKLVLAANGEIYNHQELRKRFEGKYEFRTQSDCEVILALYQEKGVDFVDEMNGIFGFAIYDSEKDEYFIARDHMGIIPLYIGWDKNGTFYVASELKALEGTCSKIQLFPPGHYMHSSNGEFVRWYKRDWMEYDAVKENETSIAKIKDALEAAVHRQLMSDVPYGVLLSGGLDSSVTSAIAKKYSQKRIESGDTADAWWPQLHSFSVGLEGSPDLAAAQKVADHIGTVHHEIKFTIQEGLDAIKDVVYNLETYDITTIRASTPMYLMARVIKSMGIKMVLSGEGADELFGGYLYFHKAPSPKDFHEETVRKLDKLHMYDCLRANKSLAAWGIEGRVPFLDKEFMDVAMSINPKDKMINGERMEKWVVRKAFEDYLPESVAWRQKEQFSDGVGYSWIDTLKALVEEEISDEQLKNAHFKFPIQTPTSKEEYYYRSIFESHFPSDAAAMSVPQEPSVACSTKIALEWDEAFKNMNDPSGRAVAKVHTDAYVK
- the gyrB gene encoding DNA topoisomerase (ATP-hydrolyzing) subunit B, with protein sequence MSEEANKKQYSADSIQALEGMEHVRMRPSMYIGDVGVRGLHHLVYEVVDNSIDEAMAGHCDTIDVIINEDNSITTQDNGRGIPVDLHKKEGVSALEVVMTKIGAGGKFDKDSYKVSGGLHGVGVSCVNALSSHLKATVYRDGKIWEQEYERGKTLYPVKSVGESNETGTIVTFVPDNTIFTQTTEYSYETLANRMRELAYLNKGVTITLTDKRNKDEKGEFVSETFHSEEGLKEFIKFLDGTREPLIQKVISMEGEKNGIPVEVAMIYNTGYTENLHSYVNNINTHEGGTHLSGFRRGLTSTLKKYADNSGMLDKLKFEISGDDFREGLTAIVSVKVAEPQFEGQTKTKLGNREVTSAVSQAVSEMLTDYLEENPDDAKQIVEKVKLAAQARHAAAKAREMVQRKNPMSVGGLPGKLSDCSEQDPTKCEVFLVEGDSAGGTAKQGRDRNFQAILPLRGKILNVEKAMQHKVFENEEIKNIYTALGVTIGTEEDSKALNLDKLRYHKVVIMCDADVDGSHIETLILTFFFRYMRELIEGGHVYIATPPLYLVKKGSKKRYAWNDKERDQINAEMGGGAGIQRYKGLGEMNAEQLWDTTMNPEFRTLRQVSIDNATESDRIFSMLMGDEVPPRREFIEKNAVYANIDV
- a CDS encoding DUF6588 family protein, whose protein sequence is MKRLILALALVTVTMGKSQDLNDIFVSGVADAERFANAYLSPVSEGAIYSISNGWYNTADAKPLGGFEISIIGNMTGFKNKDDKKAFLLDPADYDNLDFVQNPGQARMVSTALGDIEGVEVFVEDESGIFRESFELPTGLSAENLNFIPSGYLQASVGLIKGLEVKARFLPKIKFDDDAKIGLFGAGLQYDFTKILPADKVLPVAISAVIGYTNLNGEYDFSDSDFISGSDQRIDASFRTWNFSAVVSTKNIPVINFYGGIGYITGNSDIDVLGTYEANGPFFSETVVDPFTVSQDASGVSANLGTKLKLGFFRLNAEYNFSEFSTFTFGVNFGFR